One genomic region from Campylobacter concisus encodes:
- a CDS encoding 50S ribosomal protein L23, translating into MADITDIKTIIYTEKTLGLQEQGVVVIQTSPRVTKNSLKAVLQEYFGVTPVRVNSLRISGKVKRFRGRAGQRDEIKKFYVKLPEGVSLENTEA; encoded by the coding sequence ATGGCGGATATAACTGATATCAAAACAATTATTTATACAGAAAAAACTCTAGGCCTTCAAGAACAAGGCGTTGTTGTTATCCAAACTTCACCAAGAGTTACAAAAAACAGCTTAAAAGCGGTTTTACAAGAGTATTTTGGAGTAACGCCTGTTCGCGTAAATTCACTTAGAATTAGCGGCAAGGTTAAGCGTTTTAGAGGAAGAGCAGGCCAACGTGACGAGATAAAGAAATTCTACGTTAAGTTACCTGAAGGCGTAAGCCTAGAAAATACGGAGGCGTAA
- the rplD gene encoding 50S ribosomal protein L4, with translation MSKIHVLNDKFENSGELELPASYAEVNPHNLYLYVKSYLAGIRANTAHTKSRAFVSGGGKKPWRQKGRGGARAGSTRTNVWVGGAVAFGPTNEKNYFQKVNKKQKRLALEYALAVKAQDGKIFAVDSISIESGKTKDAANIIKNLKVKDALIVKDLLDDKTLLAFRNLANCYVVDANEVNAYLISTFSSVIIEKAALKTITKEG, from the coding sequence ATGAGTAAAATTCACGTATTAAACGATAAATTTGAAAATTCAGGCGAGTTAGAGCTTCCTGCAAGCTACGCTGAAGTAAATCCGCACAACCTATATCTTTATGTAAAATCTTACCTTGCTGGTATAAGAGCAAATACGGCTCATACTAAAAGCCGTGCTTTTGTAAGCGGTGGCGGTAAAAAACCATGGAGACAAAAAGGACGTGGTGGTGCAAGAGCAGGTTCAACTAGAACTAACGTTTGGGTAGGCGGTGCAGTTGCATTTGGTCCAACAAACGAGAAAAACTATTTTCAAAAAGTCAATAAAAAACAAAAAAGACTAGCTCTTGAGTACGCTTTGGCAGTAAAAGCACAAGATGGTAAAATTTTCGCAGTAGATAGCATCTCAATCGAGTCTGGAAAGACAAAAGATGCAGCTAATATCATCAAAAATTTAAAAGTAAAAGACGCGCTTATAGTTAAAGATTTACTAGACGATAAAACACTACTTGCTTTTAGAAATTTAGCAAACTGCTATGTAGTAGATGCAAATGAGGTAAATGCTTATCTTATCTCTACATTTAGTTCGGTTATCATTGAAAAAGCTGCACTAAAAACTATAACAAAAGAGGGCTAA
- the rplC gene encoding 50S ribosomal protein L3, whose amino-acid sequence MEYIVEKIGMSRTIATKSTPVTLLKLVEAKVCEIDENKRAIVAYAHTKANNKAIAGQQKKYNLTAEFNKFATLEVANSEVGNLDFTPLNEAKILKVSFNSKGRGYQGVVKRHGFGGGPKSHGSRFHRRHGSIGNCEWPGRVQPGMKMAGHMGNEKVTVKNELISFDAQNGIVVVKGCVPGHNGAMGKIRIVK is encoded by the coding sequence ATGGAATATATTGTAGAAAAAATAGGCATGAGTAGAACGATTGCCACGAAGAGTACGCCAGTTACACTACTTAAGCTAGTTGAGGCTAAAGTATGTGAGATCGACGAAAACAAACGTGCTATCGTAGCGTATGCCCACACTAAAGCAAACAACAAAGCTATCGCTGGTCAGCAAAAAAAATACAATCTGACAGCAGAATTTAACAAATTTGCTACGCTTGAAGTAGCTAATAGCGAAGTTGGAAACCTAGACTTTACACCATTAAACGAGGCTAAAATTTTAAAAGTTAGCTTTAACTCAAAAGGTAGAGGCTACCAAGGTGTGGTAAAAAGACATGGTTTCGGTGGTGGTCCAAAAAGCCACGGCTCACGTTTCCACAGACGCCACGGTTCAATTGGTAACTGCGAATGGCCAGGTCGTGTTCAACCAGGTATGAAAATGGCAGGACACATGGGCAATGAGAAAGTTACTGTTAAAAACGAGCTAATAAGCTTTGACGCTCAAAATGGCATCGTAGTTGTAAAAGGTTGCGTTCCTGGTCACAATGGTGCAATGGGTAAAATAAGGATTGTAAAATGA
- the rpsJ gene encoding 30S ribosomal protein S10, protein MERIRLKLKAYDHRVLDRTVAAIVEAVKRTGADVRGPVPMPTKIKRYTVLKSPHINKDSREQFEMRIHARMLDIVAATPETVDSLTKLDLAPEVNVEVRAMK, encoded by the coding sequence ATGGAAAGAATCAGGTTAAAGCTAAAAGCTTACGACCATAGAGTTCTAGACCGCACTGTTGCAGCAATCGTAGAAGCTGTCAAACGAACAGGTGCCGACGTTCGTGGCCCGGTACCAATGCCTACAAAGATCAAACGCTATACAGTCTTAAAATCTCCACACATCAACAAAGACTCACGTGAGCAGTTTGAGATGAGAATACACGCTCGTATGCTTGACATCGTAGCTGCTACTCCAGAAACTGTAGATAGCCTAACAAAACTCGACCTAGCTCCAGAAGTTAATGTCGAAGTTCGTGCGATGAAATAA